In a genomic window of Nocardiopsis mwathae:
- a CDS encoding 4-hydroxy-3-methylbut-2-enyl diphosphate reductase has product MTATNRRRVLLAKPRGYCAGVDRAVVTVEKALEQYGAPIYVRKQIVHNTHVVRTLEERGAIFVEETEEVPEGAIVVFSAHGVSPMVHEEAARRQLKTIDATCPLVTKVHKEAQRFAKEDRDIILIGHAGHEEVEGTSGEAPDHIQLVESPDEVDKVEVRDPDNVSWLSQTTLSVDETNQTVDALRRKFPNLLDPPSDDICYATSNRQDAVKVMAPECELVIVVGSDNSSNSVRLVEVALDGGADAAYLIDNASLMDDSWLEGVTTVGVTSGASVPDILVQDLLRKLAEHGFGDVREIETAEERLTFSLPKELRRDLRAEEPASS; this is encoded by the coding sequence ATGACTGCGACGAATCGCCGCCGTGTCCTGCTCGCCAAGCCCCGCGGTTACTGCGCCGGGGTGGACCGCGCTGTCGTCACGGTCGAGAAAGCCCTTGAGCAGTACGGGGCCCCGATCTACGTGCGCAAGCAGATCGTGCACAACACGCACGTCGTGCGCACGCTGGAGGAGCGCGGGGCCATCTTCGTCGAGGAGACCGAAGAGGTGCCCGAGGGCGCCATCGTGGTCTTCTCCGCCCACGGCGTCTCGCCGATGGTGCACGAGGAGGCCGCGCGTCGGCAGCTCAAGACCATCGACGCCACCTGCCCCCTGGTCACGAAGGTGCACAAGGAGGCGCAGCGCTTCGCCAAGGAGGACCGCGACATCATCCTGATCGGCCACGCCGGTCACGAGGAGGTCGAGGGCACCAGCGGCGAGGCCCCGGACCACATCCAGCTCGTGGAGAGCCCGGACGAGGTCGACAAGGTCGAGGTGCGCGACCCGGACAACGTCTCCTGGCTGTCCCAGACCACGCTGTCGGTCGACGAGACCAACCAGACCGTCGACGCGCTGCGCAGGAAGTTCCCGAACCTGCTCGACCCGCCGAGCGACGACATCTGCTACGCCACCTCCAACCGCCAGGACGCGGTCAAGGTGATGGCGCCGGAGTGCGAGCTGGTCATCGTGGTCGGCTCGGACAACTCCTCCAACTCGGTGCGGCTGGTCGAGGTCGCCCTGGACGGCGGGGCCGACGCCGCCTACCTGATCGACAACGCCTCGCTGATGGACGACTCCTGGCTGGAGGGCGTCACCACCGTCGGTGTCACCAGCGGCGCGTCGGTGCCCGACATCCTGGTCCAGGACCTGCTGCGCAAGCTCGCCGAGCACGGCTTCGGCGACGTGCGGGAGATCGAGACCGCCGAGGAGCGGCTGACGTTCTCGCTGCCCAAGGAGCTCCGCCGCGACCTGCGCGCCGAGGAGCCGGCCTCCTCGTAG
- a CDS encoding DUF4245 domain-containing protein → MSSYDRANSTFGSLVIAMGIIVGILLVMALVVAGRREEHIPSVDYRLDAAELRDTAAYTTYVPGESLPDGWVATSTNLDTDGPVSWSLGFATPGDRHAELAMSDADPDDFIAETTRQGEPNGSSEVGGESWERFEREADPDEKPRRALVKREEGATVIVAGSASFDELETLADSLDPQT, encoded by the coding sequence ATGAGTAGTTACGACCGCGCCAACTCGACCTTCGGGTCCCTCGTCATCGCGATGGGCATCATCGTCGGCATCCTGCTCGTCATGGCGCTCGTGGTCGCGGGGCGGCGGGAGGAGCACATCCCCAGCGTCGACTACCGCCTCGACGCCGCCGAGCTCCGCGACACCGCCGCCTACACCACCTACGTCCCGGGCGAGAGCCTGCCCGACGGGTGGGTGGCCACCAGCACCAACCTGGACACCGACGGGCCGGTGAGCTGGTCCCTCGGCTTCGCCACCCCCGGCGACCGCCACGCCGAGCTGGCCATGAGCGACGCGGACCCCGACGACTTCATCGCCGAGACCACCCGGCAGGGCGAGCCGAACGGCTCCAGCGAGGTCGGCGGCGAGAGCTGGGAGCGGTTCGAGCGCGAGGCGGACCCCGACGAGAAGCCCCGCCGCGCCCTGGTCAAGCGCGAGGAGGGTGCGACCGTCATCGTCGCCGGCAGCGCGAGCTTCGACGAGCTGGAGACCCTGGCCGACTCGCTGGACCCCCAGACCTGA
- a CDS encoding TetR/AcrR family transcriptional regulator: MTVEKVHKPVRVSHRGAATRSALLSAAAHVFRTVGFAKAGVSEVVAEAGASVGSLYHHFSGKADLYMALYEEFQQRQQDRTHRAVGDARAAGETDPTRLMYAAARAYLEGCIEERETTLLFFSGDGPPGFDSQLRTRLREWTDRNVALFRKADEPVDEALLMVVSGAMLVAVAEVIRRDDADARRLADDITALLSRLEPRHVAERRTAPRDE, encoded by the coding sequence TTGACTGTTGAAAAGGTGCACAAGCCGGTGCGGGTCTCGCATCGCGGAGCGGCCACCCGCAGCGCCCTCCTCAGCGCCGCGGCCCACGTGTTCCGCACGGTGGGTTTCGCCAAAGCCGGGGTGAGCGAGGTCGTCGCCGAGGCCGGGGCGAGCGTCGGAAGCCTGTACCACCACTTCAGCGGCAAGGCCGACCTCTACATGGCGCTGTACGAGGAGTTCCAGCAGCGCCAGCAGGACCGCACCCACCGGGCGGTCGGCGACGCCCGCGCCGCGGGCGAGACCGACCCCACCCGGCTCATGTACGCCGCCGCCCGCGCGTACCTGGAAGGGTGCATCGAAGAGAGGGAGACCACACTCCTCTTCTTCAGCGGCGACGGGCCGCCCGGCTTCGACTCCCAGCTCCGCACCCGCCTGCGCGAGTGGACCGACCGCAACGTCGCCCTGTTCCGCAAGGCCGACGAACCCGTCGACGAAGCACTCCTCATGGTCGTCAGCGGCGCCATGCTCGTCGCCGTCGCCGAGGTGATCCGCCGCGACGACGCCGACGCGCGCCGCCTCGCCGACGACATCACCGCCCTGCTGTCCCGGCTGGAGCCGCGGCACGTCGCCGAGCGGAGAACCGCACCCCGGGACGAGTGA
- the glpX gene encoding class II fructose-bisphosphatase yields MTDPTAPASSAPEAPDRNLALELVRVTEAAALAAGRWVGKGDKIGADGVAVRGMRHLISTVSMAGTVVIGEGEKDNAPMLYNGERVGDGQGPECDVAVDPIDGTRLTAMGMPNAIAVIAVAPRGSMFDPSAVFYMDKLAAGPAAAGVVDITAPVGDNIRAVARAKGGTPADVTVVILDRPRHKSLVREVREAGARIKFITDGDVAGAIMAAREGTGVDLLLGIGGTPEGIITACAMKCLGGVIQGRLWPQDEDERRKAMDAGHDLDRVLTTDDLVSSEDVFFAATGITDGELVEGVRYLPGGAITDSLVMRGRSGTVRQIRSRHRIDKLATYSGVDFESAR; encoded by the coding sequence ATGACTGATCCCACCGCACCCGCGTCGTCCGCGCCGGAGGCGCCCGACCGCAACCTGGCACTGGAGCTGGTGCGGGTGACCGAAGCCGCCGCCCTGGCCGCGGGCCGTTGGGTCGGCAAGGGGGACAAGATCGGGGCCGACGGGGTGGCCGTGCGCGGTATGCGCCACCTGATCAGCACCGTGTCGATGGCCGGGACGGTGGTCATCGGCGAGGGCGAGAAGGACAACGCCCCGATGCTGTACAACGGCGAGCGCGTCGGCGACGGTCAGGGGCCCGAGTGCGACGTGGCGGTCGACCCGATCGACGGCACCCGCCTGACGGCGATGGGCATGCCGAACGCGATCGCGGTCATCGCGGTCGCGCCGCGCGGGTCCATGTTCGACCCGTCCGCGGTGTTCTACATGGACAAGCTGGCGGCCGGTCCGGCCGCGGCGGGCGTGGTGGACATCACCGCGCCGGTCGGCGACAACATCCGGGCGGTCGCGCGCGCCAAGGGCGGCACCCCGGCCGACGTGACGGTCGTCATCCTGGACCGGCCACGGCACAAGTCGCTGGTGCGCGAGGTGCGCGAGGCCGGGGCGCGGATCAAGTTCATCACCGACGGCGACGTGGCCGGCGCGATCATGGCGGCTCGCGAGGGCACCGGTGTGGACCTGCTGCTGGGGATCGGCGGTACGCCGGAGGGCATCATCACGGCGTGCGCGATGAAGTGCCTGGGCGGTGTGATCCAAGGCCGGTTGTGGCCACAGGACGAGGACGAGCGCCGCAAGGCGATGGACGCGGGGCACGACCTGGACCGCGTGCTGACCACCGACGACCTGGTGTCCTCGGAGGACGTGTTCTTCGCGGCGACCGGTATCACCGACGGCGAGCTGGTCGAGGGCGTGCGCTACCTGCCCGGAGGCGCGATCACGGACTCCCTGGTGATGCGCGGGCGCAGCGGCACGGTCCGCCAGATCCGGAGCCGGCACCGCATCGACAAGCTCGCGACGTACTCCGGCGTGGACTTCGAGTCGGCCCGCTGA